The following coding sequences are from one Musa acuminata AAA Group cultivar baxijiao chromosome BXJ2-4, Cavendish_Baxijiao_AAA, whole genome shotgun sequence window:
- the LOC103981397 gene encoding WRKY transcription factor SUSIBA2 isoform X2, which yields MEGNPESAAGDLGCGAAESRPPAPELRFEGSGDGKEGRPDPGASPLAGANGARYKSMSPARLPIARAPCLTIPPGFSPSALLESPVLLTNMKAEPSPTTGTFNMCSIMDKTVCIEVSSSTRDTSDVNAYDGGNSGDFEFKPHGRASYNPDLSSLKPSGSVGLIQEENMPSMQIPSQSQGQCRASLPSEAGSGELQQAKSLEQSTQMLQSDPSEPTPSSILERSAEDGYNWRKYGQKHVKGSEYPRSYYKCTHPHCQMKKQIERSQDGQITEIIYKGRHDHPKPQPNRRSAIGAVLSSQEEEKPAEFSSLMGAEDKSANVPFHITHQVDPNGTTELSPALVSENDVEIGGGQSNNCNEVVGDGDPESKRRKMENANIESASIGKMNREPRVVVQTVSEVDILDDGYRWRKYGQKVVKGNPNPRSYYKCTNSGCPVRKHVERASHDPKAVITTYEGKHNHDVPAAKTISHEMITTGESSLSSHSTAALGGMMRNCGTSTRTFPHPFTQIEESDTVSLDLGVGIIPCQSNISNEQQQPLEIEQLQHYQPQSMDCGKLVIQTTPLSSLNGSSHTTRIYESGEDEGEGFTFKATPIDPSSNLYYTTAGNLVMGP from the exons ATGGAGGGGAATCCCGAGTCGGCGGCGGGAGATCTCGGCTGCGGAGCGGCGGAGAGCCGTCCTCCGGCGCCGGAGCTGCGATTCGAGGGATCCGGCGATGGGAAGGAGGGGAGGCCGGATCCTGGGGCTTCTCCGCTCGCCGGAGCGAACGGGGCCAGGTACAAGTCGATGTCGCCGGCTCGGCTCCCGATCGCGCGGGCGCCGTGCCTCACGATACCTCCCGGGTTCAGTCCCTCGGCGCTGCTCGAATCTCCTGTCCTCCTCACCAACATGAAG GCTGAGCCTTCTCCAACTACCGGAACCTTCAATATGTGCTCTATCATGGATAAAACTGTTTGTATTGAGGTATCATCTTCTACAAGGGATACTTCAGATGTCAATGCATATGATGGAGGGAATTCTGGAGATTTTGAGTTCAAACCCCATGGCAGAGCATCTTATAATCCTGACTTATCCTCATTAAAACCTTCG GGATCTGTAGGCTTGATCCAAGAAGAGAACATGCCTTCTATGCAGATTCCAAGTCAATCTCAAGGTCAGTGCAGAG CTAGCCTACCATCTGAAGCAGGTTCTGGTGAGTTACAACAGGCAAAAAGTTTAGAGCAAAGTACACAGATGTTACAGTCAGATCCCAGTGAACCTACTCCGTCAAGTATACTTGAAAGATCTGCAGAAGATGGTTATAACTGGAGAAAATATGGGCAGAAGCATGTCAAAGGTAGTGAATATCCTCGGAGCTACTACAAATGCACACATCCTCATTGCCAAATGAAGAAGCAAATAGAACGTTCTCAAGATGGACAGATCACTGAAATCATCTATAAAGGTCGGCATGATCACCCTAAGCCCCAGCCTAATCGTCGCTCAGCAATTGGGGCAGTTCTCTCCAGCCAAGAAGAGGAAAAACCTGCCGAATTTTCTTCTTTGATGGGTGCTGAAG ATAAATCAGCAAATGTGCCATTCCACATTACTCATCAGGTTGATCCTAATGGTACGACCGAGTTGTCTCCTGCCTTGGTCAGTGAAAATGATGTTGAAATTGGTGGTGGGCAATCCAATAACTGCAATGAGGTTGTTGGAGATGGTGATCCGGAGTCAAAGCGCAG GAAGATGGAAAATGCTAACATTGAATCTGCTTCAATTGGCAAAATGAACCGCGAGCCACGTGTTGTAGTGCAAACTGTGAGCGAAGTTGATATCTTGGATGATGGGTATCGTTGGCGAAAATATGGGCAGAAAGTGGTTAAAGGAAATCCTAACCCAAG GAGTTACTACAAGTGCACAAATTCTGGTTGCCCTGTTAGGAAGCATGTTGAGAGGGCATCACATGATCCGAAGGCAGTGATCACGACCTATGAAGGAAAGCACAATCATGATGTCCCTGCTGCAAAAACAATTAGCCATGAAATGATCACAACTGGTGAAAGTTCTCTGAGTAGCCACAGTACAGCAGCTCTCGGTGGTATGATGAGGAATTGCGGCACCAGCACCAGAACCTTTCCCCACCCATTCACACAAATAGAGGAGAGTGACACAGTCAGCCTTGATCTTGGTGTTGGCATCATCCCCTGCCAAAGTAACATCTCAAATGAGCAGCAGCAGCCTTTAGAAATCGAACAGTTACAGCACTATCAACCACAATCCATGGATTGTGGCAAGCTGGTGATCCAAACGACCCCATTGTCTTCCCTCAATGGAAGTTCGCACACCACCAGAATTTATGAGTCTGGAGAAGATGAGGGTGAGGGATTTACATTTAAGGCAACTCCCATAGATCCTTCATCTAATTTGTATTACACGACTGCAGGAAATTTGGTAATGGGTCCATGA
- the LOC135609978 gene encoding polyol transporter 5-like gives MAAEVPDHSHRGMVAAPAKRKSKRFAFACAMLASMTSILLGYDIGVMSGAAIFIKDDLKISDTQVEILLGILNLYSLVGSYAAGFTSDWIGRRYTIVFAAGIFFVGALLMGFAVNYAFLMFGRFVAGIGVGYALMIAPVYTAEVAPASSRGFLTSFPEVFINSGILLGYVSNYGFARLRESLGWRLMLGVGAIPSVFLALGVLAMPESPRWLVMQGRLGDARRVLDMTSDTPEEAQLRLDDIKAAAGIPEGCNDDVVPAPKKNQGGRVWRELLLRPTPAVRRVLLTAVGIHFFQQASGIDSVVLYSPRVFQKAGIHDKNKLLGTTVAVGVTKTLFILVATFLLDRIGRRPLLLSSTGGMILSLAGLGLGLTLIDHHPDGQLRWAVVLCIASILAYVAFFSIGLGPITWVYSSEILPLRLRAQGASIAVAVNRVTSGVITMTFISLYKAITIGGSFFLYGGIAALAWVFFFACLPETRGRTLEDMEDLFGTRNNTKEATNGVEMANASQGNEKL, from the exons ATGGCTGCTGAAGTCCCTGACCACTCCCACCGCGGAATGGTGGCCGCACCGGCGAAGCGCAAGAGCAAGAGGTTCGCCTTCGCGTGCGCCATGCTCGCCTCCATGACGTCCATTCTCTTGGGATATG ATATTGGAGTGATGAGTGGAGCGGCAATCTTTATAAAGGATGACCTCAAGATCAGTGACACGCAGGTGGAAATCCTCCTGGGGATCCTCAACCTTTACTCCCTCGTCGGCTCCTACGCCGCCGGTTTCACCTCCGACTGGATCGGCCGACGCTACACCATCGTCTTTGCCGCCGGCATCTTCTTCGTGGGTGCCCTTCTCATGGGCTTCGCGGTTAACTATGCCTTCCTCATGTTCGGACGCTTCGTCGCCGGCATCGGCGTCGGCTACGCCCTCATGATCGCCCCCGTGTACACCGCCGAGGTCGCCCCGGCCTCCTCCCGTGGCTTCCTCACCTCCTTCCCTGAGGTATTCATCAACTCCGGCATCCTTCTTGGCTACGTCTCCAACTACGGATTCGCCCGCCTTCGCGAGTCCCTCGGCTGGCGTCTCATGCTCGGCGTCGGCGCCATCCCGTCCGTGTTCCTCGCCCTCGGCGTCCTCGCAATGCCGGAGTCCCCGAGGTGGCTCGTCATGCAGGGCCGCCTCGGCGACGCCAGGCGGGTCCTCGACATGACCTCTGACACCCCGGAGGAGGCGCAGCTCCGCCTGGATGACATCAAGGCCGCCGCCGGCATCCCCGAGGGCTGCAACGACGACGTCGTGCCCGCGCCCAAGAAGAACCAGGGGGGGAGAGTGTGGAGGGAGCTGCTGCTCAGGCCGACGCCGGCGGTCCGGCGGGTGCTGCTCACCGCCGTCGGGATCCACTTCTTCCAGCAGGCCTCCGGCATCGACTCGGTGGTGCTCTACAGCCCCCGGGTGTTCCAGAAGGCCGGCATCCACGACAAGAACAAGCTGCTCGGCACCACGGTGGCGGTCGGCGTCACCAAGACTCTCTTCATCCTCGTGGCGACCTTCTTGCTGGACCGCATCGGGCGGCGGCCGCTGCTGCTTAGCAGCACCGGGGGGATGATCCTGTCACTGGCCGGGCTCGGCCTCGGGCTCACGCTCATCGACCACCACCCGGACGGGCAGCTCCGGTGGGCGGTCGTGCTGTGCATCGCGTCGATTCTGGCCTACGTCGCCTTCTTCTCGATCGGCCTGGGCCCGATCACCTGGGTCTACAGCTCGGAGATCCTTCCCCTGAGGCTACGGGCGCAGGGGGCGAGCATCGCGGTGGCTGTCAACCGGGTGACCAGCGGCGTGATCACCATGACCTTCATATCCCTCTACAAGGCCATCACCATCGGCGGCAGTTTCTTCCTCTACGGCGGGATCGCGGCGTTGGCGTGGGTGTTCTTCTTCGCGTGCTTGCCGGAGACGAGGGGGCGGACGCTCGAGGACATGGAGGACTTGTTTGGAACGAGGAATAACACGAAGGAAGCGACGAACGGGGTGGAGATGGCGAACGCAAGTCAAGGCAACGAGAAATTATAA
- the LOC103981397 gene encoding WRKY transcription factor SUSIBA2 isoform X5 has protein sequence MEGNPESAAGDLGCGAAESRPPAPELRFEGSGDGKEGRPDPGASPLAGANGARYKSMSPARLPIARAPCLTIPPGFSPSALLESPVLLTNMKAEPSPTTGTFNMCSIMDKTVCIEVSSSTRDTSDVNAYDGGNSGDFEFKPHGRASYNPDLSSLKPSGSVGLIQEENMPSMQIPSQSQGSGELQQAKSLEQSTQMLQSDPSEPTPSSILERSAEDGYNWRKYGQKHVKGSEYPRSYYKCTHPHCQMKKQIERSQDGQITEIIYKGRHDHPKPQPNRRSAIGAVLSSQEEEKPAEFSSLMGAEDKSANVPFHITHQVDPNGTTELSPALVSENDVEIGGGQSNNCNEVVGDGDPESKRRKMENANIESASIGKMNREPRVVVQTVSEVDILDDGYRWRKYGQKVVKGNPNPRSYYKCTNSGCPVRKHVERASHDPKAVITTYEGKHNHDVPAAKTISHEMITTGESSLSSHSTAALGGMMRNCGTSTRTFPHPFTQIEESDTVSLDLGVGIIPCQSNISNEQQQPLEIEQLQHYQPQSMDCGKLVIQTTPLSSLNGSSHTTRIYESGEDEGEGFTFKATPIDPSSNLYYTTAGNLVMGP, from the exons ATGGAGGGGAATCCCGAGTCGGCGGCGGGAGATCTCGGCTGCGGAGCGGCGGAGAGCCGTCCTCCGGCGCCGGAGCTGCGATTCGAGGGATCCGGCGATGGGAAGGAGGGGAGGCCGGATCCTGGGGCTTCTCCGCTCGCCGGAGCGAACGGGGCCAGGTACAAGTCGATGTCGCCGGCTCGGCTCCCGATCGCGCGGGCGCCGTGCCTCACGATACCTCCCGGGTTCAGTCCCTCGGCGCTGCTCGAATCTCCTGTCCTCCTCACCAACATGAAG GCTGAGCCTTCTCCAACTACCGGAACCTTCAATATGTGCTCTATCATGGATAAAACTGTTTGTATTGAGGTATCATCTTCTACAAGGGATACTTCAGATGTCAATGCATATGATGGAGGGAATTCTGGAGATTTTGAGTTCAAACCCCATGGCAGAGCATCTTATAATCCTGACTTATCCTCATTAAAACCTTCG GGATCTGTAGGCTTGATCCAAGAAGAGAACATGCCTTCTATGCAGATTCCAAGTCAATCTCAAG GTTCTGGTGAGTTACAACAGGCAAAAAGTTTAGAGCAAAGTACACAGATGTTACAGTCAGATCCCAGTGAACCTACTCCGTCAAGTATACTTGAAAGATCTGCAGAAGATGGTTATAACTGGAGAAAATATGGGCAGAAGCATGTCAAAGGTAGTGAATATCCTCGGAGCTACTACAAATGCACACATCCTCATTGCCAAATGAAGAAGCAAATAGAACGTTCTCAAGATGGACAGATCACTGAAATCATCTATAAAGGTCGGCATGATCACCCTAAGCCCCAGCCTAATCGTCGCTCAGCAATTGGGGCAGTTCTCTCCAGCCAAGAAGAGGAAAAACCTGCCGAATTTTCTTCTTTGATGGGTGCTGAAG ATAAATCAGCAAATGTGCCATTCCACATTACTCATCAGGTTGATCCTAATGGTACGACCGAGTTGTCTCCTGCCTTGGTCAGTGAAAATGATGTTGAAATTGGTGGTGGGCAATCCAATAACTGCAATGAGGTTGTTGGAGATGGTGATCCGGAGTCAAAGCGCAG GAAGATGGAAAATGCTAACATTGAATCTGCTTCAATTGGCAAAATGAACCGCGAGCCACGTGTTGTAGTGCAAACTGTGAGCGAAGTTGATATCTTGGATGATGGGTATCGTTGGCGAAAATATGGGCAGAAAGTGGTTAAAGGAAATCCTAACCCAAG GAGTTACTACAAGTGCACAAATTCTGGTTGCCCTGTTAGGAAGCATGTTGAGAGGGCATCACATGATCCGAAGGCAGTGATCACGACCTATGAAGGAAAGCACAATCATGATGTCCCTGCTGCAAAAACAATTAGCCATGAAATGATCACAACTGGTGAAAGTTCTCTGAGTAGCCACAGTACAGCAGCTCTCGGTGGTATGATGAGGAATTGCGGCACCAGCACCAGAACCTTTCCCCACCCATTCACACAAATAGAGGAGAGTGACACAGTCAGCCTTGATCTTGGTGTTGGCATCATCCCCTGCCAAAGTAACATCTCAAATGAGCAGCAGCAGCCTTTAGAAATCGAACAGTTACAGCACTATCAACCACAATCCATGGATTGTGGCAAGCTGGTGATCCAAACGACCCCATTGTCTTCCCTCAATGGAAGTTCGCACACCACCAGAATTTATGAGTCTGGAGAAGATGAGGGTGAGGGATTTACATTTAAGGCAACTCCCATAGATCCTTCATCTAATTTGTATTACACGACTGCAGGAAATTTGGTAATGGGTCCATGA
- the LOC103981397 gene encoding WRKY transcription factor SUSIBA2 isoform X4, which translates to MEGNPESAAGDLGCGAAESRPPAPELRFEGSGDGKEGRPDPGASPLAGANGARYKSMSPARLPIARAPCLTIPPGFSPSALLESPVLLTNMKAEPSPTTGTFNMCSIMDKTVCIEVSSSTRDTSDVNAYDGGNSGDFEFKPHGRASYNPDLSSLKPSGSVGLIQEENMPSMQIPSQSQGQCRGSGELQQAKSLEQSTQMLQSDPSEPTPSSILERSAEDGYNWRKYGQKHVKGSEYPRSYYKCTHPHCQMKKQIERSQDGQITEIIYKGRHDHPKPQPNRRSAIGAVLSSQEEEKPAEFSSLMGAEDKSANVPFHITHQVDPNGTTELSPALVSENDVEIGGGQSNNCNEVVGDGDPESKRRKMENANIESASIGKMNREPRVVVQTVSEVDILDDGYRWRKYGQKVVKGNPNPRSYYKCTNSGCPVRKHVERASHDPKAVITTYEGKHNHDVPAAKTISHEMITTGESSLSSHSTAALGGMMRNCGTSTRTFPHPFTQIEESDTVSLDLGVGIIPCQSNISNEQQQPLEIEQLQHYQPQSMDCGKLVIQTTPLSSLNGSSHTTRIYESGEDEGEGFTFKATPIDPSSNLYYTTAGNLVMGP; encoded by the exons ATGGAGGGGAATCCCGAGTCGGCGGCGGGAGATCTCGGCTGCGGAGCGGCGGAGAGCCGTCCTCCGGCGCCGGAGCTGCGATTCGAGGGATCCGGCGATGGGAAGGAGGGGAGGCCGGATCCTGGGGCTTCTCCGCTCGCCGGAGCGAACGGGGCCAGGTACAAGTCGATGTCGCCGGCTCGGCTCCCGATCGCGCGGGCGCCGTGCCTCACGATACCTCCCGGGTTCAGTCCCTCGGCGCTGCTCGAATCTCCTGTCCTCCTCACCAACATGAAG GCTGAGCCTTCTCCAACTACCGGAACCTTCAATATGTGCTCTATCATGGATAAAACTGTTTGTATTGAGGTATCATCTTCTACAAGGGATACTTCAGATGTCAATGCATATGATGGAGGGAATTCTGGAGATTTTGAGTTCAAACCCCATGGCAGAGCATCTTATAATCCTGACTTATCCTCATTAAAACCTTCG GGATCTGTAGGCTTGATCCAAGAAGAGAACATGCCTTCTATGCAGATTCCAAGTCAATCTCAAGGTCAGTGCAGAG GTTCTGGTGAGTTACAACAGGCAAAAAGTTTAGAGCAAAGTACACAGATGTTACAGTCAGATCCCAGTGAACCTACTCCGTCAAGTATACTTGAAAGATCTGCAGAAGATGGTTATAACTGGAGAAAATATGGGCAGAAGCATGTCAAAGGTAGTGAATATCCTCGGAGCTACTACAAATGCACACATCCTCATTGCCAAATGAAGAAGCAAATAGAACGTTCTCAAGATGGACAGATCACTGAAATCATCTATAAAGGTCGGCATGATCACCCTAAGCCCCAGCCTAATCGTCGCTCAGCAATTGGGGCAGTTCTCTCCAGCCAAGAAGAGGAAAAACCTGCCGAATTTTCTTCTTTGATGGGTGCTGAAG ATAAATCAGCAAATGTGCCATTCCACATTACTCATCAGGTTGATCCTAATGGTACGACCGAGTTGTCTCCTGCCTTGGTCAGTGAAAATGATGTTGAAATTGGTGGTGGGCAATCCAATAACTGCAATGAGGTTGTTGGAGATGGTGATCCGGAGTCAAAGCGCAG GAAGATGGAAAATGCTAACATTGAATCTGCTTCAATTGGCAAAATGAACCGCGAGCCACGTGTTGTAGTGCAAACTGTGAGCGAAGTTGATATCTTGGATGATGGGTATCGTTGGCGAAAATATGGGCAGAAAGTGGTTAAAGGAAATCCTAACCCAAG GAGTTACTACAAGTGCACAAATTCTGGTTGCCCTGTTAGGAAGCATGTTGAGAGGGCATCACATGATCCGAAGGCAGTGATCACGACCTATGAAGGAAAGCACAATCATGATGTCCCTGCTGCAAAAACAATTAGCCATGAAATGATCACAACTGGTGAAAGTTCTCTGAGTAGCCACAGTACAGCAGCTCTCGGTGGTATGATGAGGAATTGCGGCACCAGCACCAGAACCTTTCCCCACCCATTCACACAAATAGAGGAGAGTGACACAGTCAGCCTTGATCTTGGTGTTGGCATCATCCCCTGCCAAAGTAACATCTCAAATGAGCAGCAGCAGCCTTTAGAAATCGAACAGTTACAGCACTATCAACCACAATCCATGGATTGTGGCAAGCTGGTGATCCAAACGACCCCATTGTCTTCCCTCAATGGAAGTTCGCACACCACCAGAATTTATGAGTCTGGAGAAGATGAGGGTGAGGGATTTACATTTAAGGCAACTCCCATAGATCCTTCATCTAATTTGTATTACACGACTGCAGGAAATTTGGTAATGGGTCCATGA
- the LOC103981397 gene encoding WRKY transcription factor SUSIBA2 isoform X1, translated as MEGNPESAAGDLGCGAAESRPPAPELRFEGSGDGKEGRPDPGASPLAGANGARYKSMSPARLPIARAPCLTIPPGFSPSALLESPVLLTNMKAEPSPTTGTFNMCSIMDKTVCIEVSSSTRDTSDVNAYDGGNSGDFEFKPHGRASYNPDLSSLKPSGSVGLIQEENMPSMQIPSQSQGQCRGTSKNEPTLLASAPNSVTEMSNVTASLPSEAGSGELQQAKSLEQSTQMLQSDPSEPTPSSILERSAEDGYNWRKYGQKHVKGSEYPRSYYKCTHPHCQMKKQIERSQDGQITEIIYKGRHDHPKPQPNRRSAIGAVLSSQEEEKPAEFSSLMGAEDKSANVPFHITHQVDPNGTTELSPALVSENDVEIGGGQSNNCNEVVGDGDPESKRRKMENANIESASIGKMNREPRVVVQTVSEVDILDDGYRWRKYGQKVVKGNPNPRSYYKCTNSGCPVRKHVERASHDPKAVITTYEGKHNHDVPAAKTISHEMITTGESSLSSHSTAALGGMMRNCGTSTRTFPHPFTQIEESDTVSLDLGVGIIPCQSNISNEQQQPLEIEQLQHYQPQSMDCGKLVIQTTPLSSLNGSSHTTRIYESGEDEGEGFTFKATPIDPSSNLYYTTAGNLVMGP; from the exons ATGGAGGGGAATCCCGAGTCGGCGGCGGGAGATCTCGGCTGCGGAGCGGCGGAGAGCCGTCCTCCGGCGCCGGAGCTGCGATTCGAGGGATCCGGCGATGGGAAGGAGGGGAGGCCGGATCCTGGGGCTTCTCCGCTCGCCGGAGCGAACGGGGCCAGGTACAAGTCGATGTCGCCGGCTCGGCTCCCGATCGCGCGGGCGCCGTGCCTCACGATACCTCCCGGGTTCAGTCCCTCGGCGCTGCTCGAATCTCCTGTCCTCCTCACCAACATGAAG GCTGAGCCTTCTCCAACTACCGGAACCTTCAATATGTGCTCTATCATGGATAAAACTGTTTGTATTGAGGTATCATCTTCTACAAGGGATACTTCAGATGTCAATGCATATGATGGAGGGAATTCTGGAGATTTTGAGTTCAAACCCCATGGCAGAGCATCTTATAATCCTGACTTATCCTCATTAAAACCTTCG GGATCTGTAGGCTTGATCCAAGAAGAGAACATGCCTTCTATGCAGATTCCAAGTCAATCTCAAGGTCAGTGCAGAGGTACCTCCAAAAATGAACCAACTCTGTTGGCTTCAGCTCCAAATTCAGTTACTGAAATGTCCAATGTGACAGCTAGCCTACCATCTGAAGCAGGTTCTGGTGAGTTACAACAGGCAAAAAGTTTAGAGCAAAGTACACAGATGTTACAGTCAGATCCCAGTGAACCTACTCCGTCAAGTATACTTGAAAGATCTGCAGAAGATGGTTATAACTGGAGAAAATATGGGCAGAAGCATGTCAAAGGTAGTGAATATCCTCGGAGCTACTACAAATGCACACATCCTCATTGCCAAATGAAGAAGCAAATAGAACGTTCTCAAGATGGACAGATCACTGAAATCATCTATAAAGGTCGGCATGATCACCCTAAGCCCCAGCCTAATCGTCGCTCAGCAATTGGGGCAGTTCTCTCCAGCCAAGAAGAGGAAAAACCTGCCGAATTTTCTTCTTTGATGGGTGCTGAAG ATAAATCAGCAAATGTGCCATTCCACATTACTCATCAGGTTGATCCTAATGGTACGACCGAGTTGTCTCCTGCCTTGGTCAGTGAAAATGATGTTGAAATTGGTGGTGGGCAATCCAATAACTGCAATGAGGTTGTTGGAGATGGTGATCCGGAGTCAAAGCGCAG GAAGATGGAAAATGCTAACATTGAATCTGCTTCAATTGGCAAAATGAACCGCGAGCCACGTGTTGTAGTGCAAACTGTGAGCGAAGTTGATATCTTGGATGATGGGTATCGTTGGCGAAAATATGGGCAGAAAGTGGTTAAAGGAAATCCTAACCCAAG GAGTTACTACAAGTGCACAAATTCTGGTTGCCCTGTTAGGAAGCATGTTGAGAGGGCATCACATGATCCGAAGGCAGTGATCACGACCTATGAAGGAAAGCACAATCATGATGTCCCTGCTGCAAAAACAATTAGCCATGAAATGATCACAACTGGTGAAAGTTCTCTGAGTAGCCACAGTACAGCAGCTCTCGGTGGTATGATGAGGAATTGCGGCACCAGCACCAGAACCTTTCCCCACCCATTCACACAAATAGAGGAGAGTGACACAGTCAGCCTTGATCTTGGTGTTGGCATCATCCCCTGCCAAAGTAACATCTCAAATGAGCAGCAGCAGCCTTTAGAAATCGAACAGTTACAGCACTATCAACCACAATCCATGGATTGTGGCAAGCTGGTGATCCAAACGACCCCATTGTCTTCCCTCAATGGAAGTTCGCACACCACCAGAATTTATGAGTCTGGAGAAGATGAGGGTGAGGGATTTACATTTAAGGCAACTCCCATAGATCCTTCATCTAATTTGTATTACACGACTGCAGGAAATTTGGTAATGGGTCCATGA
- the LOC103981397 gene encoding WRKY transcription factor SUSIBA2 isoform X3 — MEGNPESAAGDLGCGAAESRPPAPELRFEGSGDGKEGRPDPGASPLAGANGARYKSMSPARLPIARAPCLTIPPGFSPSALLESPVLLTNMKAEPSPTTGTFNMCSIMDKTVCIEVSSSTRDTSDVNAYDGGNSGDFEFKPHGRASYNPDLSSLKPSGSVGLIQEENMPSMQIPSQSQASLPSEAGSGELQQAKSLEQSTQMLQSDPSEPTPSSILERSAEDGYNWRKYGQKHVKGSEYPRSYYKCTHPHCQMKKQIERSQDGQITEIIYKGRHDHPKPQPNRRSAIGAVLSSQEEEKPAEFSSLMGAEDKSANVPFHITHQVDPNGTTELSPALVSENDVEIGGGQSNNCNEVVGDGDPESKRRKMENANIESASIGKMNREPRVVVQTVSEVDILDDGYRWRKYGQKVVKGNPNPRSYYKCTNSGCPVRKHVERASHDPKAVITTYEGKHNHDVPAAKTISHEMITTGESSLSSHSTAALGGMMRNCGTSTRTFPHPFTQIEESDTVSLDLGVGIIPCQSNISNEQQQPLEIEQLQHYQPQSMDCGKLVIQTTPLSSLNGSSHTTRIYESGEDEGEGFTFKATPIDPSSNLYYTTAGNLVMGP; from the exons ATGGAGGGGAATCCCGAGTCGGCGGCGGGAGATCTCGGCTGCGGAGCGGCGGAGAGCCGTCCTCCGGCGCCGGAGCTGCGATTCGAGGGATCCGGCGATGGGAAGGAGGGGAGGCCGGATCCTGGGGCTTCTCCGCTCGCCGGAGCGAACGGGGCCAGGTACAAGTCGATGTCGCCGGCTCGGCTCCCGATCGCGCGGGCGCCGTGCCTCACGATACCTCCCGGGTTCAGTCCCTCGGCGCTGCTCGAATCTCCTGTCCTCCTCACCAACATGAAG GCTGAGCCTTCTCCAACTACCGGAACCTTCAATATGTGCTCTATCATGGATAAAACTGTTTGTATTGAGGTATCATCTTCTACAAGGGATACTTCAGATGTCAATGCATATGATGGAGGGAATTCTGGAGATTTTGAGTTCAAACCCCATGGCAGAGCATCTTATAATCCTGACTTATCCTCATTAAAACCTTCG GGATCTGTAGGCTTGATCCAAGAAGAGAACATGCCTTCTATGCAGATTCCAAGTCAATCTCAAG CTAGCCTACCATCTGAAGCAGGTTCTGGTGAGTTACAACAGGCAAAAAGTTTAGAGCAAAGTACACAGATGTTACAGTCAGATCCCAGTGAACCTACTCCGTCAAGTATACTTGAAAGATCTGCAGAAGATGGTTATAACTGGAGAAAATATGGGCAGAAGCATGTCAAAGGTAGTGAATATCCTCGGAGCTACTACAAATGCACACATCCTCATTGCCAAATGAAGAAGCAAATAGAACGTTCTCAAGATGGACAGATCACTGAAATCATCTATAAAGGTCGGCATGATCACCCTAAGCCCCAGCCTAATCGTCGCTCAGCAATTGGGGCAGTTCTCTCCAGCCAAGAAGAGGAAAAACCTGCCGAATTTTCTTCTTTGATGGGTGCTGAAG ATAAATCAGCAAATGTGCCATTCCACATTACTCATCAGGTTGATCCTAATGGTACGACCGAGTTGTCTCCTGCCTTGGTCAGTGAAAATGATGTTGAAATTGGTGGTGGGCAATCCAATAACTGCAATGAGGTTGTTGGAGATGGTGATCCGGAGTCAAAGCGCAG GAAGATGGAAAATGCTAACATTGAATCTGCTTCAATTGGCAAAATGAACCGCGAGCCACGTGTTGTAGTGCAAACTGTGAGCGAAGTTGATATCTTGGATGATGGGTATCGTTGGCGAAAATATGGGCAGAAAGTGGTTAAAGGAAATCCTAACCCAAG GAGTTACTACAAGTGCACAAATTCTGGTTGCCCTGTTAGGAAGCATGTTGAGAGGGCATCACATGATCCGAAGGCAGTGATCACGACCTATGAAGGAAAGCACAATCATGATGTCCCTGCTGCAAAAACAATTAGCCATGAAATGATCACAACTGGTGAAAGTTCTCTGAGTAGCCACAGTACAGCAGCTCTCGGTGGTATGATGAGGAATTGCGGCACCAGCACCAGAACCTTTCCCCACCCATTCACACAAATAGAGGAGAGTGACACAGTCAGCCTTGATCTTGGTGTTGGCATCATCCCCTGCCAAAGTAACATCTCAAATGAGCAGCAGCAGCCTTTAGAAATCGAACAGTTACAGCACTATCAACCACAATCCATGGATTGTGGCAAGCTGGTGATCCAAACGACCCCATTGTCTTCCCTCAATGGAAGTTCGCACACCACCAGAATTTATGAGTCTGGAGAAGATGAGGGTGAGGGATTTACATTTAAGGCAACTCCCATAGATCCTTCATCTAATTTGTATTACACGACTGCAGGAAATTTGGTAATGGGTCCATGA